In the genome of Pseudanabaena mucicola str. Chao 1806, the window AAGGCTATACCGAAAAGCTTTGGGGAATTCCTTGTACTAAAATTGAGGCAGAATGGGCTGCCCAGCGCATCAAAGGTCTATCTCTCAGCAAAGCCATCCGTAATGCTGTTTTTGGTAATAATGGCAAAGTTAAGTCTTTAATTGATCAATTTCAGTTTCCCAGATTGGGGTCAGGACAACTATATGAAAAAATTTGCGATCGCCTCAATGCCCAAAAACAATCAGTTTTGATGAATACCGAAGTAATTAGTTGTCATCATGATGGTTCAAAAATCACTCATATTGTTTTACGTGATCGCCATACTGGTAAAGAGTCTGTCACCGATTGCAACTATGTTATTTCCTCAATTCCATTAAATTTGCTAGTAAAGCAAATGCAGCCATCCCCACCACCAGAAGTAATTGCTGCTGCCCAATCTTTAAAGTTTCGTAATACGATTCTAGTGTACTTAATTGTAGATAGTGAATCACTATTTCCTGATAATTGGTTATATATTAATGATGCCAAAGTGCGCTTAGGGAGAGTAACTAACTTCGCAAATTGGTCACCAGATATGTTGCCCCATTCAGCAAGGTCACAAACCCCTTTATGCTGTGAATATTGGTGTGATGGTAATGAATATATCTGGCAAGAATCTGAAGAGAGTTTAATGTTACTAGCAATTCAAGAACTGCGTCAAATTAAACTGTTGAATAATGAAACTGTAAGTGATGCTTTTGTATTGCGTTTACCCAAGACCTATCCAGTTTATACAGGGACATATCGTGAGGCAATTTCTACAATCCAAAGCTATTTATCTCAATTCTCTAATTTGCAACTAATTGGGCGGTATGGATCATTTAAGTATAATAATCAAGACCATAGTTTATTAATGGGAATTTGGGCAGCCGAAAATATTATTGGGCTATCTAAACATGATCTTTGGTCAGTCAACTCAGATACGGAATATGGAGAAGAGATGAATTTAGAGGTTAAGCAAACTAATGAATCTCAAGCCACAGAAATGCAAGCCCCAAAAAATTGGTCAGCAAATTTGCAACAACTTAGCAGATATTTTGTGACAGGTGGGTTCGCTACTATTGTTGATGTCAGTATTTTTGCACTGTTACAGCGATTAGATATTTACTATGTATATGCCCTATGTATTAGCTATTTTTTTGGATTAACCACAAACTTCTGGTTGAGTCGCAGCTATGTTTTTGGTATTTACTGGCAAAATAGCTGGCTGCAATATCTTGTATTTACGGTGATCGCTCTCAATAGTCTATTAGCAAATTTAGGAATGATTCAGCTATTGGTTAATGAACTAAAATGGCAACCAATTCCTGCAAGGATTATTAGTACTGGTTGTATTGTCTTTCTAAGCTTTATTGGACATAAGTTATATTCCTTTAGCTCACAGCAAGATGTTCGCAGTTCTTCGGTGGTTAAATAAATAATTAATTAAATAATTAAAAGTAAATATGGACTTCTTCAAAAAAAGAATAGATGAACTCCAAAAGTATAAAATACCTATTTTTGTTTTTATATTTTTAGCTATAGTTTTAGGCTTAGCAACTCCATTTAACAGTGGTGACAATCCGCCAATATTATTAGCAAAGGAACTTTTAGTAGGTAAGCCATATTTACCCGAAAAGATATCTTGGATCGAGATGTTGGAATGGCAAGGGCATCATTATATTGCCTATCCGCCGATGGTGACTTTTTTAGTTGTCCCCTATGTCTTACTAGGTGGTCAAAATTGGGGGGGGGCGCCTCTTAATTCCATCATGATTTTTGGTTCAGCAATTCTATTGTTTCTGTTAATTAAGAAATTGCAGGGAATTAAACAATGGGCTTCCTTAGCGGCGATCGCCTATGTTCTTGGCACAACTAATTTACATTCAGCACATATTGGTAGTGTCTGGCTATTAATGCATAGTCAAGGAAATTTCTTTCTACTATTATCTCTATGGCTATTTATTAGCAAACGCGCCTATTTTTGGTCGGGACTGAGTTTAGCGATCGCCTTTCAAGCCCGTTATGTAATTTTGGCGGCAATTCTGGTATTTCCCCTATATGCCTTAATTCAATTTCGTCCAGTTCCCACCATTCAGCAAGGGCGAAATTTCATCTTAGGAATATTACCACCATGCTTAATGTCTTGGGCTTTTCAATGGTGGACATTAGGTAATCCCTTCACATCTCCTTACACTATTGCATGGCAGCAATGGGGACTACCTGAATATATTTTCTCTCTTACTTATTTTCAGCGCAACTTTCAACTTTATTTCTGGGGAATGCCGACTGTATTAGATAAATTTCCCTATTTGCGATTTGAGGGGGATGGTCAAGCCATGTGGGTAATTAGTCCATTCCTACTAGGACTTTTATTTTTAAATTTTCGGTGTAGGTTTGTATGGGCTTTTTTGCCATCAGCAGTTGTGATGTTAATTGCTTATCTTTGTTATTTTCATACGGGATTTACTCAATATGGAACCCGTTATGTTCAAGATCTTTTTCCACTTTTGATTCCACTTGCCTTTGCAGGATTTAGTCGCAAGAACTTATGGATACGCCGACTATTACCTATAGCGGTTTTGGTGGCTTGTTTAATAAATGCCTATGCGGTATTGTTTACCCTTAATGTTAATCGTAGTTAAATTAATTAGAATTAAAATTTAGAACTTATTTCAACAGCGATAGTTATTTCAACAGCGATAGTTATTTTTGATTTCAATAGAGATGTACTTTTTTATTCATGACTGTTTTGGGGATAGATTGCCAAGAATCACGACAAAAATCTTCTATTTCTAACCTAATAACTTCATCTTCATAGCTTAGAAATACGGGATTTAAGTTATTTAGATTGGGAGCACCCCAAGTTTGCCCTAAGTAGAAATACTTAGGGATGGAGAATTATTAAGAAAAGCAGTACGCAAGCGTAAGATTTTGGGAACATTACGTTGACTCCAAGAAGCACCAGCCAGTTTGACCCTGAAGCCAATTTGCTTAATCGCCGATTCCACCTTGCCCGAACCAATCGATTTGCTATCCTCTTCGAGGATCGGTTCCATCTCTAGCTTCTAGACTTTACACACTTTGCTTGACAGTAGAGATCGCCGCGATTATGGTTAGATTTTTACCTTTGTTATGTGGTTTGCGACCATGCGCCCTTGTTCCTTTTTTTTGACCTTGTATAAGTCCTAGCCAGAGCTTAGGCAAGAACAAGACCCCTGCTATGGCGATTGGGCTGTATCATCGACCGATTTCGATGTTAGAGTTGCTGTCATTACGCGACTTTACTTCCCTCACTGGCTAACTGACCAGTGCCGTTCAATATCTAATATAGAGAATTTAACAACTTGACATTTGTAATATTCTTTAAACAGATTAATGTAAATAGAAATTGATTGATTAAGTTGCATTGCTCGTGTAAATATTATGGCTCTTCTGGGTTCATGGGGATAAGCAAAGCTAATAGTATCCAAAAGCCTTTCTGAGCAAGAGTTATAGGCGTATCATGTCGCCAGTAATTGTATCGCATTTATACCATTTCTCCCTCAAACCCAGAAGAGCCGCTACATTACGAAAGATACCATCACCCGCATCGTTGTGTTTCAGAGTTTTTGTAAGGAAAACAGAAAAAAGCAAAAGGCAAAAGAAGTATGGTATTTGAAGCAGTCGAATGTCCAATTACAGAGATGGCAATCAATGGCAGTGGTATCAGAGATACAGGCAGAGTACTAGGTATCAGTTCGACCACAGTGATCAACGAATAAAAAAACAGGAAGATATAGAAGTTGTCAACTATCGATTACTAGAGCAATTGGATGTAGAGACAATAGATGTCGATCTTTATCTATTTGAATCAGCAGAGATGGATGAAATGTGGAGTTTTGTTGGCAGTAAAAAACAGCAGAGATAGTTATGGCATGCCACAGATCATATAAGTGGAGACGTTTTAGCCTATGCACTAGCACCACATCAAGATCAAGCTTTATAGCGGTTTTCATGAGAGTGTAAATTAAAGTGTGTAAAGTCTGGGATATATAGAGAGAGATGATCAAGACACACAATTACCAACAATAAAACCGATGAATATCCGCAAAGAATTGCTAGACGAATTGCTGCAAGAATGTAAAACACCACCCGACCTATTCGGAGAAGGAGGAATCCTGAAACAACTAACCACCGCATTAGTGGAACGAGCATTAGAAGCAGAATTATCAACGCATCTAGGGTACAAGAAGCACGAATCCAGACCAGAAGGACAAAGCAACAGTCGCAACGGCTATAGCCAGAAAAAAGTCCAAGGCGACTTTGGCGTAGCCGAAATTGCAGTACCACGCGATCGCAACGGAGAGTTTGAACCACAGATGGTAAAGAAAGGGCAAAGCCGCTTGTCAGGACTAGACGAGAAGATCATTGCCCTATATGCCAGAGGGATGAGTGTCAGGGATATCCAGTCCCAGTTGCAAGAAATGTATGGTGTCGAGGTATCACCGACCCTGATTTCCAATGTCACTGATGAAGTGATCGATGAGGTGAAACAATGGCAAAACCGTCCCCTTGATGCGGTTTATCCGATTGTATTTCTGGACTGTCTAGTCATCAAAGTGCGAGACAATGGCAGGGTGATTAACAAGTCCCTGTACTTTGCCTTGGCGGTGAATATGGACGGATACAAGGAATTATTGGGTATGTGGATTTCACCGAATGAGGGTGCAAAATTCTGGTTATCGGTACTCACCGAAATTCGTAACCGTGGGGTCAAAGATATTTTGATTGCTTGCGTTGACGGTTTGACTGGTTTTCCCAATGCTATCGAAACGGTATTTCCTAAAACGCAGGTGCAGTTGTGCATTGTCCACATGGTCAGAAACTCGGTTGCTTTTGTCCCTTGGCAACAACGCAAGCAGGTTTGTGCCGATCTCAAGGCGATTTATGCGGCGACGACGGAATCGGAGGCGGAGTTTAACCTTGAACTCTTTGCTGAAAAATGGGACAAACTATATCCCTCGATCTCCAAATCTTGGCGCAGTCATTGGGCGAACATTATCCCCTTCTTTGCGTTTCCTCTTGAGATTCGCAAAGCAATTTATACGACTAATGCGATTGAGTCGATGAATAGCAGTTTGCGGAAGGTGATTAAGTCTCAGCAGATTTTTCCGACCGATGAGGCTGCTTTCAAGCTGGTTTACTTGGCTATGCGGAATATTTCTAAGAAATGGACTATGCCCATTCGCGATTGGAAACCTGCTCTCAATCGCTTTGCGATCCTCTTCGAGGATCGGCTCCATCTCTAGCTTCTAGACTTTACACATTTTACTTGACAGTCTCGTTTTCATTTTGCCTACGGCAAAATGAAAACTCAAAACTCTTAACGGGACTGATTTTTTGTTTTCAAATGAGTACACACTCATTTGAAAACCGCTATAGTTAAACTGGTTGATCTCTTTAAACTATTTGGAATCAAACGATTCTTTAAATTGAACTCAAGCATTTAACTTCGTGAAATCAAATTAAGCGTTTAGCTAGAAAGACTATTTGCTTTTCTAAATCCATTCTGTTTCACGATATTGTCATTGATTTATTTATCAATAAATAAGATTTTTCTATTCATTCATATTTAGCTTCCCAACAACTCTGAAACATTATCTCCTCGTTCTACCAAATACATGATGACTAAATGAATTGCAGGGTGTGAATCTGATAATGAAATAGCCCTGTTTATTATCCTCAATTGATGGATACTTAGTCAAAGTCTAAAGAAAATATGATTCGATCGCTTATTTCAAAAATTAAAACAAAAATCAAAAAGAGTAGATTTATTAAATTTTTATTTGTGGGAATAATTAATACTATATTTGGGTATTCTGTTTTTGCAATATTGATTATACTAAAGCTCGATTATCAATATGCTTTACTTCTAGCGACAATTTGTGGGGTGATGTTCAATTTTAAAACTATAGGTACTTTAGTTTTTAAAACTAAAAACAATGAATTGATATTTCGATTTATTGGAGTGTATTGTGTAATCTATATATTAAATGTTGAACTCATTAAAATCTTTAATTCTTTTGGGATTAATATATTGATATCACAAGCAATATTAGTTCTACCGTTGGCAATAATTTCTTATGTTTTAAACAAAAAGTTTGTATTTAATGGCAATAACAAATGAAGAAAATTAGTATAGTTACTCCTTGTTATAACGAAGAAAATAATATTGATGATATTTATTTATGTGTAAAACAGCTTTTTACGCAACTAGAAAATTATAACTATGAACATCTATTTATAGATAATGCATCTACCGATCGCACGGTTGAAATTTTAAAAGAAATTGCGACAAAAGATGCAAATGTAAAAATCATTATTAATTGTAGAAATTTTGGGACTGTGCGTTCGATATATTATGCTCTTCTGCAAACTTCTGGTGACGCTGTAGTTTACCTGGCTGCGGATTTGCAAGAACCAACTCAATTGATCCCTGAATTTATCAAAAAATGGGAAGAGGGTTATAAGGTTGTTAAGGGAATTAAAACTTCCAGCAAAGAAAACTTTTTGATGTACTCGTTAAGAAGTATTTATTATTATTTAATGAGTAAAATCTCTGACACTGAAGTTACTAGTCATTTTACGGGATTTGGTCTTTACGATAAAAAGGTTATCGAAGTCCTGAGAGAAATTAATGATCCCTATCCATACTTTCGTGGTCTGCTAGAAGAGCTTGGCTTTTCTAATATCAAAATTCCTTACCAACAACAGCAACGCAAAAAAGGGAAAAGTAGTTACAATCTTTATCGTTACTTCGATGAGGCTATGCTTGGTGTTACCAGTCACTCTCGCATACCATTAAGATTAGCAACGATTATCGGGATGATCATGTCCTTTATTAGTTTGGTAGTTGCCATTGGTTATATCATCGCCAAGCTTCTTTTTTGGCAAGCATTCCCCCTAGGTACAGCAACTGTTTCAGTTGGTTTGTTTTTACTTGCTTCTATTCAACTTTTTTTTATCGGTATTATTGGGGAATATATTGGATTGATCCATATGAGAATGCTCAAACGTCCGTTGGTGCTAGAAAGAGAGCGTATTAATTTTGAGGTTGTTACTAAGTCAGGAGATGAATAATGGAATGTCCATTATGTGAAAGTAAGAAATTTAAGCAATGTGGCACGATCGCTAATGGTGATTTTAAGTATCGTTGTGAAATTTGTAATAATATTTTTACTGCTTCCAATAGTCAGTCTTCATCTTCACTGGATATTAATTTTATAAAATCTTCTAGCAATCGTTTATTTAAGCGTAAACTTATCCTTTTTAAGTATCAATTTTCTAATTTGATCTCTAGATTTTATAGGCTAGTTGATGAACAAGATTTAACCGACAAACCAAATCAAATACTAAAAGAATCATCCGAGAAGGTTAATCGCGATCGCCTTGTTATTTCTGTAACTAACACAATATTTTCGGCAATGAGAAATAAATTTTTATACGGGTTTATCCTAGTTGGCATCTGTGCAGCGATCGCCTTTGGTGTGTCTTATTCCGTCAGTGGCAATTTTGAAGAAAGATATTTTTCGATGTTTTATGCCCAAGCGAATGCCTTTTTACAGGGCAGAATTGATGTAGGCGGTGATTGGACGCATGACATGATCCAGTTTGACGGCAAAATATTTTTAGGAATAGCGCCATTAAATGGATTCTTGATGGTTCCATTTGTCTATTTATTTAAAGAAAAATTTACCGAAACTTGGTTTTCCTTTATTCTCTACACTTTGCTGCTTATTGTGCAGTTTATCTATGTAGAAAAGTTTGCAGCGCATCGAAATATTTGGCAACGTGGGCTGCTGTTTATTTTTTTGGCGTTAGGGACGATGATTCTACCCTGTGCGATTATTTCCACATCTTGGTTTAATGCTGTACTTGGTAGCTGTCTCTTTCATTCATTGGCTTGGTTAATTTTGTACTACGCCACAAATCTTAAACATGATGTTCTGGCGATCGCCTTATTAGCGATCGCGGCGGCAGGTCGATATCACTTGGCAATATTATTACCAGTTTTCATCGCTAAGGCTTGGCTCAGTCGTCATCCTAAAAATTACAAAGCTTTATTGGCTTTATGTATTCCTGCTGTGATGTACATCGCCTTTGTGGCATGGTGGAACTGGGTGCGTTTCGGCTATCCCTTTTCCGTTGGGTACGATCGCATTACGGGAGCGTCCTTTTTTGAACCTAACATCCAAAAGTACGGAATGCATAGTCTAGCCTATGTTCTTCCCAATATTTATCATGGCATCATTGGCATTCCCAGACTGATCAGCCAATTTCCTTTTTTCCAAGTTGATGATCTAGGAAGTGGAACTCTGGCGGTTAGCCCTTTATTTATTTATATTTTTACGGATAAGAGTTGGGGCAATAATTTAGGGCGTAATTTGGCTTGGTTATGTATAGGAATAATTGCGATACCTATATTTAGTTATGTGTCAACGGGTTGGCGGCAGTTTGGCTATCGCTATTTTTTAGATTATTTCCCTTATGTTTCTTTTTTACTGCTCAAAACCAAATTTAATGTTCTGCGTCCACTTCCCCTATTCTGTATTGCTATTTCCATCTGGTTTAACATCTTTGGTCCAATTATGTTTTTAAAGCCAGAAAAATTTGGGATGTAACGGACTCAACATCTAGCTTATGCTCCTGCATTAGATACTGATAGCTTCCACAAAATTTTGAGAATCTGTCTTGAATGCCAATTCTACAAACTCTAGTCGGAGCATATTCGGCTGTAATTTCCGCGATCGCCGATCCTAGTCCTCCATAGATCGAATGTTCTTCCAAAGTTACAATTATTTGATGAGATTGAGCGATCGCTACAACTTGCTCAAT includes:
- a CDS encoding GtrA family protein, which translates into the protein MAVNSKTPHTFILGAGPAGLAAAYTLAKHDQTVTVIERESQVGGLAKSIYFRDFILDYGPHRFFTKLSPVIQLWNEVLENEQVTVNRLTRIFYGGKYFRYPIQAKEVVFALGIRETFNILYSYLLSRLIPNHAPQNFAEWVISRFGKRLFSIFFEGYTEKLWGIPCTKIEAEWAAQRIKGLSLSKAIRNAVFGNNGKVKSLIDQFQFPRLGSGQLYEKICDRLNAQKQSVLMNTEVISCHHDGSKITHIVLRDRHTGKESVTDCNYVISSIPLNLLVKQMQPSPPPEVIAAAQSLKFRNTILVYLIVDSESLFPDNWLYINDAKVRLGRVTNFANWSPDMLPHSARSQTPLCCEYWCDGNEYIWQESEESLMLLAIQELRQIKLLNNETVSDAFVLRLPKTYPVYTGTYREAISTIQSYLSQFSNLQLIGRYGSFKYNNQDHSLLMGIWAAENIIGLSKHDLWSVNSDTEYGEEMNLEVKQTNESQATEMQAPKNWSANLQQLSRYFVTGGFATIVDVSIFALLQRLDIYYVYALCISYFFGLTTNFWLSRSYVFGIYWQNSWLQYLVFTVIALNSLLANLGMIQLLVNELKWQPIPARIISTGCIVFLSFIGHKLYSFSSQQDVRSSSVVK
- a CDS encoding IS256 family transposase, whose translation is MNIRKELLDELLQECKTPPDLFGEGGILKQLTTALVERALEAELSTHLGYKKHESRPEGQSNSRNGYSQKKVQGDFGVAEIAVPRDRNGEFEPQMVKKGQSRLSGLDEKIIALYARGMSVRDIQSQLQEMYGVEVSPTLISNVTDEVIDEVKQWQNRPLDAVYPIVFLDCLVIKVRDNGRVINKSLYFALAVNMDGYKELLGMWISPNEGAKFWLSVLTEIRNRGVKDILIACVDGLTGFPNAIETVFPKTQVQLCIVHMVRNSVAFVPWQQRKQVCADLKAIYAATTESEAEFNLELFAEKWDKLYPSISKSWRSHWANIIPFFAFPLEIRKAIYTTNAIESMNSSLRKVIKSQQIFPTDEAAFKLVYLAMRNISKKWTMPIRDWKPALNRFAILFEDRLHL
- a CDS encoding GtrA family protein; protein product: MIRSLISKIKTKIKKSRFIKFLFVGIINTIFGYSVFAILIILKLDYQYALLLATICGVMFNFKTIGTLVFKTKNNELIFRFIGVYCVIYILNVELIKIFNSFGINILISQAILVLPLAIISYVLNKKFVFNGNNK
- a CDS encoding glycosyltransferase family 2 protein encodes the protein MKKISIVTPCYNEENNIDDIYLCVKQLFTQLENYNYEHLFIDNASTDRTVEILKEIATKDANVKIIINCRNFGTVRSIYYALLQTSGDAVVYLAADLQEPTQLIPEFIKKWEEGYKVVKGIKTSSKENFLMYSLRSIYYYLMSKISDTEVTSHFTGFGLYDKKVIEVLREINDPYPYFRGLLEELGFSNIKIPYQQQQRKKGKSSYNLYRYFDEAMLGVTSHSRIPLRLATIIGMIMSFISLVVAIGYIIAKLLFWQAFPLGTATVSVGLFLLASIQLFFIGIIGEYIGLIHMRMLKRPLVLERERINFEVVTKSGDE